The genomic segment GATCTTTATCTGCAATCCCAATAACCCTACCGGGACAATAATTTCCAGAAAAAGCTTTGACAATTTCTTAAAAGATATTCCCCAGGATATTATAATTGTTATTGATGAAGCCTATATAGAATTTGTAAGGGATATTGAATGTCTTAGGGGAATTGATTTTGCAGAAACAGGAAAAAATATAGTTACACTTCGTACATTTTCAAAAGCTTACGGACTGGCAGGACTGAGGATTGGATACTGCATAACATCTTTTGAGATTGCTGACCTGCTCAACAGGGTAAGAATGCCTTTTAATACCAGTATTCCAGCCCAGGCCGGGGCATGTGCAGCACTGGATGATGAGATATTTTTAAATAAAACAATTCAAACCATTCATCAGGGCATTGATTTTCTTTATAAATCCCTTGAAGATATGGGGATTGAATTTTTCAAAACCCAGGCTAATTTTTTTCTTATTAATGTTAAAAAAGATTCAAAACTTGTATTTGAAAACATGCTGCAGCAAGGTGTTATTGTCCGCTCCATGACATCTTACGGTTTTCCTGAATATATAAGGGTTAATGCAGGAACATTTGAAGAAAATCAGAGGTTTATAAAAGCATTGAAAAAGGTCTTGGCTTGAAACAGCTTTTAATTACCATAGACGGCCCTGCAGGATCTGGAAAAACTACTGTAAGCAGGCTCCTGGCTGAAAAACTTTCATATATTTATGTGGATACAGGCGCATTATACAGGGGGGTTGCCCTGGCAGTTCAGAAATCAGGCATATCTTCCGGCAGTGATGATGAGCTTGGAAAACTCTGCAAAACCCTGGATTTAAAGTTTGTCCAGTCAAAAACAAAAACCTGCCTGATATTAGATGGTAATGATATAAGCCATTTAATTCGAACACCTGAGATAAGTATGCTGGCATCTGCAATATCTGCAAGACCTGTTGTA from the Desulfonema limicola genome contains:
- a CDS encoding pyridoxal phosphate-dependent aminotransferase, which gives rise to MGMLSRVFLQPGDEVIIPEPSFLMYRIAVQCTGAGGVYIPLKSLNIDLDRIKDAVGSRTRMIFICNPNNPTGTIISRKSFDNFLKDIPQDIIIVIDEAYIEFVRDIECLRGIDFAETGKNIVTLRTFSKAYGLAGLRIGYCITSFEIADLLNRVRMPFNTSIPAQAGACAALDDEIFLNKTIQTIHQGIDFLYKSLEDMGIEFFKTQANFFLINVKKDSKLVFENMLQQGVIVRSMTSYGFPEYIRVNAGTFEENQRFIKALKKVLA